In one Mucilaginibacter sp. PAMB04168 genomic region, the following are encoded:
- a CDS encoding 50S ribosomal protein L25/general stress protein Ctc, translating into MKSIAISGSPRENVGKRDAKELRYQGLVPAVLYGGATQTHFSVSAADLKPVIYTPVVQFIDLDVAGTTSQAIIKDMQFHPLTDELLHVDFLLLDESKPVTIEIPILLTGTSPGVKMGGKLVQKLRKLRVKALPKDHLDSIEVSIEGLEVGKSVRVRDISVPNLTITNTPEDTILSITTSRALRQAEQEAAKGK; encoded by the coding sequence ATGAAATCAATTGCTATTAGCGGTTCTCCAAGAGAGAACGTAGGGAAACGTGATGCTAAGGAACTGCGTTACCAGGGTTTAGTACCTGCTGTTTTATACGGTGGTGCTACTCAAACGCATTTTTCAGTATCCGCAGCTGATTTGAAACCGGTGATTTATACACCAGTTGTTCAATTCATCGACTTAGACGTTGCCGGTACTACCAGCCAAGCTATCATCAAAGACATGCAGTTTCATCCATTAACTGATGAGTTATTGCACGTTGACTTTTTGTTACTGGATGAAAGCAAACCGGTAACTATCGAAATTCCTATCCTTTTAACTGGTACTTCGCCAGGTGTTAAAATGGGTGGTAAACTAGTACAAAAATTACGTAAACTGCGTGTTAAAGCTTTACCTAAAGATCACTTAGATTCTATCGAAGTGAGCATTGAAGGTTTAGAAGTAGGTAAATCAGTACGTGTACGCGACATCAGCGTTCCTAACCTGACTATTACTAATACTCCGGAAGATACTATCTTATCTATCACTACTTCACGTGCCCTGCGTCAGGCAGAGCAAGAAGCAGCTAAAGGTAAATAA
- a CDS encoding DUF2723 domain-containing protein has product MNYNKINNLFGWLSFLIAAITYTLTLEPSTSFWDCGEFIACIYRLQVAHQPGAPLFTMIGKAFSLLSFGDVTKVAYWTNMASAIASAATILFLFWSITMLAKKILIKKAEDLNITNTILIIGAGLVGALAYTFSDTFWFSAVESEVYAQSSLCTAVVFWAILKFDAHADEPGADRWIVFIAYIMGLSIGIHLLNLLVIPVIALILYFRRAKNVTASGTIWSFIIGVVVLGLVLWGIIQFTVKGAAYADLWFVNTLGFSFNSGAIVFYLLVVAALVAGVYYSVTLSKGALIVAVASFIIALSISGGIVGLIAAVAVLALLEYVLKVRQKRYSLNMVLLCTMFILLGYSSFVMIVVRAKAGTNLNNSDPQDAFALNGYLNRDQYGETPLLYGQYFDSKPQESKEGATIYRRGATKYEIAGKKSSTVYDRNTLFPRIYDTDGNKSAFYREWLQLGPEEQPNMSHNLGFFFSWQVHQMYNRYFLWNFAGRTNDMDGQNNSKGTDGNWLSPFDWFKAFPSTVTESNAYNRLYCLPLIIGILGLIYHFQRNKRDAGVVAVLFFFTGLAILLYLNQNPLQPRERDYAYVGSFYVFAIWIGLGVLFIAQLLSKVLSPKVSAAVATVACLLAAPVLMGFQEWDDHDRSTKMTPHDMAANYLNSCAPNAILFTYGDNDTYPLWYAQEVENIRPDVRIVNLSLLGTDWYIRQMKQKMNESVPLPITMPNEKFAAGIRDVIYWSDQMNVNDTTELKEVFDFITSDNKETQVQYENGMTMNYLPTKNFKLSVNPDEVISTGTVPASQKNNIVPAITWKYNSNYVTKDNLALMDILSHNNWKRPVYFAITVGNENMMGLDKYMHDEGFAYRLQPLKADTAANAPEPVNTMVMYNNMMTKYKWGNMKTAKYLDHESVTMFYPIIIKQFNSLVSNLMKEGHNDLAVNALKRFDEVMPSTIPFGEVALRKFYLNNSAYDLNQTQLANKWTEELDKYIVNSLDFNYNAMQKGGELNQRDIQLGIYMLNGLVELTNTHHQTALHSKLSAQYKGYEAKFGNVLGGGGQ; this is encoded by the coding sequence ATGAATTACAACAAGATTAATAACCTTTTTGGCTGGCTTTCTTTTTTAATTGCCGCCATTACGTATACGTTAACCCTTGAGCCCTCTACCAGTTTTTGGGATTGCGGCGAGTTTATTGCCTGTATTTATCGTTTACAGGTAGCCCACCAACCTGGTGCGCCACTGTTTACCATGATAGGCAAAGCTTTCTCGCTCCTGTCGTTCGGTGATGTAACCAAGGTAGCTTACTGGACCAATATGGCGTCGGCTATAGCTAGTGCAGCCACTATTTTGTTTCTTTTTTGGAGCATTACTATGCTGGCTAAAAAAATACTGATTAAAAAAGCTGAGGACTTAAACATCACCAATACGATACTTATTATAGGTGCAGGTTTGGTAGGTGCATTAGCTTATACATTCTCTGATACCTTCTGGTTCTCGGCCGTTGAGTCTGAAGTTTATGCGCAATCATCATTGTGTACGGCTGTAGTTTTTTGGGCTATATTAAAATTTGATGCTCACGCCGATGAGCCAGGAGCAGACCGCTGGATTGTGTTCATTGCTTACATCATGGGCTTATCAATAGGTATACACTTACTTAACTTGCTGGTTATACCGGTAATTGCCCTTATCCTGTATTTCCGCCGCGCTAAAAACGTTACGGCATCAGGTACAATCTGGTCGTTTATAATCGGTGTTGTGGTTTTAGGATTGGTGCTTTGGGGCATTATCCAGTTTACGGTTAAAGGCGCTGCCTATGCCGATTTGTGGTTTGTAAACACCTTGGGCTTCAGCTTTAACAGTGGCGCTATTGTATTTTACCTGCTGGTAGTTGCTGCCCTGGTAGCCGGCGTTTACTATTCGGTTACGTTATCAAAAGGCGCGTTAATTGTGGCGGTGGCCAGTTTTATTATTGCGTTAAGCATAAGCGGCGGCATTGTTGGCTTAATTGCCGCTGTTGCTGTTTTAGCTTTACTGGAATATGTGCTTAAAGTACGTCAAAAGCGCTACTCTTTAAATATGGTATTGCTTTGTACTATGTTCATTCTACTGGGCTATAGCTCATTTGTGATGATTGTGGTACGTGCCAAAGCAGGCACTAACCTTAATAATAGCGACCCTCAGGATGCTTTTGCCCTGAACGGCTACTTAAACCGCGACCAATACGGCGAAACACCTTTGTTATATGGTCAGTACTTTGATTCGAAACCACAAGAATCAAAAGAAGGTGCTACCATATACCGCCGTGGAGCTACTAAATATGAAATAGCCGGTAAAAAATCGAGTACTGTTTATGACCGCAATACGCTGTTCCCGCGTATATATGATACGGATGGTAACAAATCGGCATTTTACCGCGAGTGGCTGCAATTAGGCCCGGAAGAACAGCCTAACATGTCGCACAATCTGGGCTTCTTCTTTAGCTGGCAAGTACACCAAATGTACAACCGTTACTTTTTATGGAACTTTGCCGGCCGTACCAATGATATGGACGGACAAAACAACAGTAAAGGAACTGATGGCAACTGGCTGAGCCCTTTTGATTGGTTTAAAGCTTTCCCAAGCACGGTTACTGAAAGCAATGCATATAACCGCCTTTACTGCCTGCCGCTTATTATTGGCATACTGGGTTTAATATATCATTTCCAGCGCAACAAGCGCGATGCAGGTGTGGTTGCTGTATTATTCTTTTTTACTGGTTTAGCTATCTTACTTTACCTAAACCAAAACCCATTGCAGCCACGTGAGCGTGACTATGCTTACGTAGGTTCTTTTTATGTGTTTGCTATTTGGATTGGTTTGGGCGTGTTATTTATAGCGCAGTTGCTGAGCAAAGTGCTTAGCCCTAAAGTGAGCGCGGCTGTTGCAACTGTAGCCTGTTTGCTTGCAGCACCAGTGCTGATGGGCTTTCAGGAATGGGATGACCACGACCGCTCTACCAAGATGACACCGCATGATATGGCAGCCAACTACCTTAACTCCTGCGCGCCAAACGCTATCTTGTTCACCTATGGCGATAACGACACTTACCCGCTATGGTATGCGCAGGAAGTGGAAAACATACGCCCGGACGTACGTATCGTGAACCTGAGCCTATTGGGTACCGATTGGTACATACGCCAAATGAAGCAAAAGATGAACGAGTCGGTACCGTTACCTATTACCATGCCTAATGAAAAGTTTGCGGCAGGTATACGGGACGTGATCTACTGGAGCGATCAGATGAACGTAAACGATACTACCGAATTGAAAGAGGTTTTCGACTTTATCACCTCTGATAACAAGGAAACCCAGGTGCAGTATGAAAACGGCATGACCATGAATTACCTGCCCACCAAAAACTTTAAGCTATCTGTTAACCCTGATGAGGTTATTAGCACAGGTACTGTACCAGCCAGCCAAAAAAATAACATTGTACCTGCCATTACCTGGAAATATAATTCTAATTATGTAACCAAGGATAACCTGGCTCTGATGGATATCTTATCGCACAACAACTGGAAGCGTCCGGTTTATTTTGCCATAACCGTAGGTAACGAGAACATGATGGGCCTGGATAAGTATATGCATGATGAAGGCTTTGCTTACCGCCTGCAACCTTTAAAAGCCGATACCGCAGCAAATGCACCTGAACCGGTTAACACCATGGTAATGTACAATAACATGATGACCAAGTATAAATGGGGCAACATGAAAACGGCCAAATACCTGGATCATGAGTCAGTTACGATGTTCTACCCTATCATTATTAAGCAGTTTAACTCGCTGGTATCAAATCTGATGAAAGAAGGCCACAACGATTTGGCTGTTAATGCACTAAAACGCTTTGACGAAGTAATGCCATCAACTATTCCGTTTGGTGAGGTTGCTTTGCGCAAGTTCTATTTAAACAATAGCGCTTACGACCTGAACCAAACACAACTCGCCAACAAATGGACTGAGGAGCTGGACAAATACATCGTAAACTCGCTCGACTTCAACTATAATGCTATGCAAAAAGGCGGCGAATTAAACCAGCGCGATATACAGCTCGGCATTTATATGCTGAATGGTTTAGTTGAGTTAACCAATACTCATCACCAAACTGCCTTACACAGCAAGCTAAGTGCTCAATACAAAGGCTACGAAGCCAAGTTTGGCAACGTGCTTGGTGGCGGTGGGCAATAA
- a CDS encoding ribose-phosphate pyrophosphokinase, with translation MPLQFNPVKLFSGSGSTDLAAKIAKVYGRELGDMTLSRFSDGEFQPFINESVRGCDVFFIQSTNPPTDNLMELLMMIDCARRASAHYVTAVIPYFGLARQDRKDKPRVAIGAKLVANLLTAAGANRVMTMDLHAAQIQAFFDIPVDHLDASIIFVPYIKSLALPNLTIASPDMGGSYRARTFAKFFNAEVVICDKRRKRANEIESMTIIGDVTGQDIVLIDDICDTAGTLAKAAGLIMERGANSVRAVCTHPVLSGKAYETIENSALTELIVTDTIPLKQECSKIKVLSTADLFGKAIANVNEHGSISQLFKID, from the coding sequence ATGCCTTTACAGTTCAATCCGGTTAAGTTGTTTTCGGGCTCAGGTTCAACAGATCTTGCAGCTAAAATTGCCAAGGTTTACGGCCGCGAATTAGGTGATATGACCTTGTCGCGCTTTAGTGATGGCGAGTTTCAGCCATTCATTAACGAGTCGGTACGTGGATGTGATGTGTTTTTCATCCAGAGTACTAATCCGCCAACCGATAACCTGATGGAGCTGCTCATGATGATTGACTGCGCCCGCCGTGCGTCAGCCCATTATGTAACTGCTGTAATTCCATACTTCGGTTTGGCCCGTCAGGACCGTAAGGATAAGCCACGTGTGGCCATTGGTGCTAAACTGGTAGCTAACCTGCTTACGGCAGCTGGCGCAAACCGGGTAATGACCATGGATTTACATGCGGCCCAGATACAGGCTTTCTTTGACATACCGGTAGATCACCTTGATGCTTCAATCATATTTGTGCCCTATATTAAAAGTTTGGCTTTGCCTAACTTAACCATAGCCTCACCTGATATGGGCGGCTCATACCGGGCTCGTACCTTTGCCAAGTTTTTTAACGCCGAGGTGGTAATTTGCGATAAACGTCGTAAACGTGCCAACGAGATAGAAAGCATGACCATTATAGGTGATGTAACCGGACAGGACATTGTACTGATTGACGATATATGTGATACAGCCGGTACACTAGCTAAAGCAGCCGGTTTAATTATGGAGCGTGGCGCTAACAGTGTGCGTGCCGTATGTACGCACCCGGTATTATCGGGAAAAGCGTACGAAACTATCGAAAACTCGGCCCTAACAGAGCTGATTGTGACCGATACCATTCCTTTAAAACAGGAGTGCAGTAAAATAAAAGTATTATCAACTGCCGATCTTTTTGGTAAGGCCATTGCTAATGTAAATGAGCATGGTTCAATTAGTCAGTTGTTTAAGATAGATTGA